From the Cystobacter ferrugineus genome, the window CACATAGGTGCCCTGGCGCTCGCGCGAGTCGTCGCGCTCGACGACGGTCTCCACCCGCTCCAGGGCCATGCCGTACTTCTTCGCGTACCACATGGCCGTCAGGGCCTTGCACGACGCGAGCGCGGCATCGAAGTAGTCATGGGGCCCCGGGGCGGAGGCCTCGCCGCCCGGAGTGGTCGGCGTGTCGGCGTGGAAGGTGTGGGCGCCGACATGGAGGACCTGACGGAACGCGCCGCTCTGCTCGGTTTGACTCTGGATGGCCATGGGAAGTCGTCCTTCTTGGGTGGGGTTGAGTGGCTGACCCGAGACAAACTAGCGGGGGACGGCATCGGGGATTAGCGGGAACGGTCTGGATGAACTGTTCCATGAGTGGGACGATGCTTCCCGCCCGCGTCGGCTAGTGCCAGAGGGCTCCAAGCGCCAGGATGTGTCCATCGAACAGCGGGGAGCACGCCGCTCGCGAGTCCGAGGACTCCAGGGAGCCGTCCATGAACAGCCAAGACACGATGGAA encodes:
- a CDS encoding OsmC family protein codes for the protein MAIQSQTEQSGAFRQVLHVGAHTFHADTPTTPGGEASAPGPHDYFDAALASCKALTAMWYAKKYGMALERVETVVERDDSRERQGTYVLNVKLAFHGALSPEEKQKLHDAVARCPIHKLMTSTTIEIVTAPLDPATP